The following DNA comes from Candidatus Thermoplasmatota archaeon.
TATCCATAATCATATCATTATCCCTTCTGATTATCACCCTATTCCAAATTCAGTTAACCAAAGCAGCATATATGGATGTGACTTTCACACCAACAAACGAACCCCCAATGATCTTAAACGAAAAACCAACTAATGGATCAACAGGACTAAAACCAAGACCTATTTGCAGCATAGATGTCATAGACCTTGATGGAAATCTAATGAACATCTACTGGTACGAAAACACAACAGGAAAATGGGTGCTAAGACAAAAAAACACAAAAGTACCAGATTGCACATACCAATGGAATTTTACACAAGCAAAAAAATATTCTACCACCTACTGGTGGAAGGTTGCTGTAAATGATTCAGCACACAATATAACAGCTATATTCCATTTCACAACAAAACACATAAAATCAACACCTAACATAAAACCCGTAGCAAAAATAACTGGTCTAGATCAGGGATATGTGAACCAAACACTGATTTTTTTTGCATACGATAGCTACGACCCAGATGGAAGAATTATTGGATATAGATGGGATTTCAACAACGATGGAGTATTTGACACAGACTGGAGCGACGAAATATACATAGTCCGCAAATACTC
Coding sequences within:
- a CDS encoding PKD domain-containing protein, which translates into the protein MQRKTAKRTKLSIIISLSLLIITLFQIQLTKAAYMDVTFTPTNEPPMILNEKPTNGSTGLKPRPICSIDVIDLDGNLMNIYWYENTTGKWVLRQKNTKVPDCTYQWNFTQAKKYSTTYWWKVAVNDSAHNITAIFHFTTKHIKSTPNIKPVAKITGLDQGYVNQTLIFFAYDSYDPDGRIIGYRWDFNNDGVFDTDWSDEIYIVRKYSKPGNYTIKLQVKDNMADVSEDLHTIAILQLGPTQQLPIAEANGPYEGYTNETINFSSEGSYDINGTIVNYTWYFGDNQISYLANPSHTYSKPGCYLVILIVRNNQNLSNMDIATAHITNRSEIPEKEQGFYLCIPLFLILSIIVAIIITLITYKKYRNKTTF